AAAAGGCCCCGCAGATGGCCGAGCTGTTCAACGACGTGCTGCTCACGGCCCGCTTCGACGACAAGGCCCGTTTCAAACAGATGCTCATGGAGGAAAAGGCGCGCCTGGAGCAGCGGCTGGTTCCGGCCGGGCACTCCTTCGTGCTCTCGCGGCTTGCTGCCCGCTTCTCCGTGGCTGGCATGGCCTCGGAGATCATGGGCGGCGTGGAGCAGCTCTTCTTCCTACGCCGTCTGGCCGAGAACTTCGACGCCTCCTGGCCCGAAACCCTGGCCGCGCTGGAGGAGATCAGGCGCGCGCTCTTGAACGAGGCCGCGCGGCAGGTCAACCTGACGGCCGACGAAACCGCTCGAAAGACCATCGAACCCGGCCTGGCCGACCTTCTGCGAGCGCTGCCCACGGCCTCGCCCAAGGCCGCAACCTGGCAGCCCCTGCCCTTTGCCGCAAACGAGGGGCTGGCCATCCCGGCCCAGGTCAACTACGTGGGCAAGGGCGTGAACCTCCTGGCCGAGGGCATCGTTCCAGGCCAGGCCGCACCGGCCGTGGCCCGCTGGCTGCGCACGGCCTACCTGTGGGACCGTGTGCGCGTGCAAGGTGGGGCCTACGGCGCGTTCTGCATCTTCGACGAGGTCTCGGGCAATCTGTTCATGGCCTCCTACCGCGACCCGAATCTGGCCAAGACGCTCTCCGTGTACGACGCCACGGCCGACTACCTGCGCTCCCTGAGCCTGGACGCGGCCGAGATGGACAAGGCCGTGGTCGGGGCCATCGGCGACATGGACGCCTACCAGCTTCCCGACGCCAAGGGCTTCACGGCGCTCATGCGCCGTCTGACCGGCAGGACCGAGGAGGAGCGCGATGCACGACGCGAGGCCATCCTTTCGCTTGGCATCGAGGACTTCAACGTCTTTGCCGACGCGGCGGCAACGCTGCGCGACAAGGGGCGCGTGGTGGCTCTGGGGGTGGAAGGGAAGCTTGCGGCCCAGGGATTGGACGTCGTGCGGGTGCTGTAGCAGACCGTTCCAAAAGCACCATCTGCTGCGTTGTACCAAAAGCGCTGGTCTCGCAAGGATTACAGCGTCATACGAGTGCCGGAGTTCGGTCAACCCAAGCAGGTATCGGCGATACTTCGCTTGGCAGCTTGGCTTGCACAACTTAATAGGTATCGACGAACTTCGCCCAGCAGGCTGCTCAAAAAGGCTCAGATGCAAGGCGCAAGGAAAATTCAAGGCCTACGCGTATTGGAAATACGCGAGGGTTTGAGCTTTTCGCGGCAACGCAGCAGATGGGACTTTTTCAGCAGCCTGCCAGAGGTCCGCGCCTATCACGGGCAATGGAATTGCCCGGCAGGGACTTGGCGTACTTCTTCATCTCGGCCGCGCGGGCCGAGATGGCGGACAGGGTGCAGTCCCCGGCGCAGTCCACCACGGCCAGGGAGACCGAGACCAGCGGGAACTCAAGCTGCGCGCCGGAGCGGTCCTTGGCCGTGATGTAGCCGCGCGCGCGATCCTCTTCGCAGTAACAGTTGCGAACCAGCCGTCCGAAGCAGCGGACGATGCTCTTGCAGATACGTTCGGCGCGCTCCGGACTGGCCAGGAGCACGAAGTCGTCGCCGCCCACGTGACCCACGAACTCCTCGCCGGACCTGCCGTGGCGTCTGGCCGCGAAGGAGAGTATCTTGGACAGGAGCAGGATGATGCCGTCGCCGTCGCGAAAACCGTAGGTGTCGTTGAAGACCTTGAAATTGTCCAGGTCGGCGTAGACGATGCTGAAGGGGTCGCCCGACGCGCAGCGCCGCTCCAACTCCGTCTCGATGGCCACGTTGCCGGGCAGGCCGGTGAGCGGGCTCGCGCCCTTGGCCATCTGCACCTGCACGGCCGCCAGGGTGTCCAGGATGCGCTGCACCGAGACGATCCCCGAGAGCCTGCCGGTCTCGGTGACGATGATGTGGTCGTAAATCTTGTACTTGTCGCGGTTCATGGCCGCCTTGGCCACCTTCTCCACAGGCGTGGAGCCCTCCACGATCAGGGGCGCGGCGTCCATGATGCGCGTCGCGTCGCGGTGGAAATACAATGACATGCCGTAGCGCGTGGACAGGGCGCGGTCCAGATGGTGGCTCATGACCAGGCCCACGGGCCTGCCCTCGTCGGCCACGACCACGGCGCTCAGGGGCTCCTTGCCCTGGAAGAGATCCTTGACCTCGCTGACCTGGGTGTTCGAGGACACATCATAGGCCTTCTCGGCCAGCTCGCGCACCGGAATCGAACACTTGAGCTCGCGCTTGGCCATCAGGCCGAGCGAATTCTGGCTCGCGGGTAGAGGTTTTTCGGGCACGGGCTTGGGAAAGGCGGGCAGGTGCAGGTAGTAGCCCTGGCCGTAGTGCACGCCCAGGCCGCGCAAGGCGCCGAGCTCCTGCTCGGTCTCGATGCCCTCGGCGATCAGGCGGCAGCCGATCTTCTCGGAGAAGGCCACGAAGGTCTCGATGAGCGCGCGTTTGACCGGATTCTTGTCGATGTCGCGGATCAGCGACATGTCCACCTTGATGTAGTCGGGGCGAAGCTCAGCGATGGTCCAAAGGCCCGAGTAGCCCGTGCCCACGTCGTCCACGGCCACCTGGAAGCCCTGGCTGCGGTAGTGTTCCAGGGTGCGGTGAAAGAGCGTGAAGTCGCGGATGGAATGGCGCTCCGTGATCTCGAAGACCACGTTGGACGGCCCAAGCCCGCAACGGTCGAGGAGCTTCAGGGTTTCGCCGGGCGAGAAACTCGGGTCCACCAGCGTACGGGGGTGGATGTTCAAAAAGAGCTTTTGCCCTGGCCCGACGTCGCCGAGCTTGGTGATGGCGGCCTCGCGGCAGACCTTCTCCAGGGTAAAGAGCTGACCCACCTCCTCGGCGAAGTCGAAGAGCACCGAAGGGCTCTGGAAGTAGGAGTCGGCCGGGCCTCGCGTCAGGGCCTCCCAGGCCAGGACCGTCTCGGCCTGGAAGTCGATGATCGGCTGATAGACCACACGCAGGCGTGGCGCGGCCATGATCTCGCGAAACTCCGCGAGCATGGACAGAGTCGAGGTGTCCAACTCGCCCTTGGCCACGTGCTGGGCCTCACACAGGGCGTTGTACAGCGCGTGTTCGAGCGTGCCCGCGCCGGTCTGGGTGATGGCCGCGTGGCCCGCCGCGATGTCCAGGGTCTGGCCGGTCAGCTTCAGCGAATGCGCCTTGAGGCTGGCCTTGAGTTTCAGGCGCATGCCTGCCGCCATGTCCATGAGATCGGGTGCCTGGCCGGCCTTGTGCAGGCAAAGCAGCATGACCTTGCCCTCGGCGAGCCGCTCCACGTAGCAGCCCACGCCCGGGTGCTCCTCCCTGGCCAGGGCCTGCACCTCGCGAGCCGAGGCTTCAAGGATCAGGGCCGTGATGTCCGCGCCGAAGAGGTTTGCGAAGACGAGAAAATTCTTGATCTCGAAGAGCACGAGCGACAAGGAGCCGCCCGAGGCGAGATGGTCGTCGATGCGGTTGCGCTCGGAGAGGCTCAGAAAGGCGAAGTTCGCGGGCAGCATCCCTCGACGCTGCGCCGCCTCGGCATGCCGGGCCGCCGTGGTGAATCCCCTGAAGACGTCGAGGACCATGGACTGCATGTCACCTTTCCCGAAAGGCGGGGTCGAAAAAAGGCCGTCCGGCCGTCCGGACCGCCCTTGGCAGAGCTAGCCTCCGCATGTGGCGTGTTGGCGAGGAATGCGTGACGTTTTGGCGGCGGGAACGACGATCTTCAAAGTTTCCCGTGACATCGCGCGCGCCGAATCGTTACGGAACGTCGCGGCCGTGACCGGTCGCCCACTCTTCGACCGGACCGCGCACGGCCCAGGCGAAAAACTCCGGGCGCGACTTGTGACCAACTCCCACCGCCCCCTTGTCGATATAGAGGCAGAATGCCCAGGAGGGATCGAAACCGCTGCCAGTTGATGACCAGTAGGCATCGCGCACATCCGTGAAGGGATGCCCAAGGGTCAGGGCCGGAGAATGCCTGGAACAGTCGGTGAGGGAGTCGAGCTCCGTTATCGAAGGCAGCCGCCACATTTGTCCGGTCCGCTCGTGCAGGCGTGCGGCGGCTGCAAGCGCTCCGGCGAAATCCACCGGGCCGCCCGACGTGTCAGCCGAGCGCCTCCATACAAGTCCGGTAAGACGGTCGAGCACCCCGTCCGGGATTTCCGCGAAGCGCGGTGTGGGCCAGGAGGCGCCGCATTGCGACTCGCCGTCCTGCCCGGTCCCTAAGCAGGATATCTCGCGTCCGGCAGAATCGAAACACAATGCTTGCCCTGTGCGCGGCAGCACGAGTCCTTGCCCGGCCACGGGCCAGACGATCGCCTCGTCGCTCTTGCGGCCGTAAAATGTTCGCCCTCCCTCCAAATGCACGCGCCAGGCATGCCCAGGAGCGATGGCCGCCGTGGTTGAAGTCCAGACCCAACCCTGGAAGACTTCCGCGAACGGGTGCCCGGGCGGCAGCGCGGGTCTGCGCGAACCGTGGCAGACAAGACTCCTGAGTTCCGCCCGGTTCGGCAACCGCCAGTCGTTACGGCCCAGGTGCGCGCGTCGATTCCACCGCGCCACGGCGGCCAAGGCCTCGTCCCAGGGCAAAGGAAAGCCCAGGGGATTGGCTGAGCGTGTCCAGACGAGGCTGGTCAACCGATCTATGACCATGCCCTCTCCACCCATGTCGAAACGCGGCGACGGCCATGGCAGCCCCGGCCTGAGCTCGCCGTCCTGCCCCGAGCCAAAACAGCCCATGGGCTCTCCCGAGACGCCATGACACGCGGTCTGCCCGCTCCACAGAGGGTGGATGTATCTTTCTTCACTCATCGTTTTTTTTACCATGCTCCTGCCCAAGCGTCATCCGACGCCCGTTTCGCCAAGAATTCCAAACCTGTTGACAACTCCGAATTATTGCGGAATGCCTTGACCTTACGGCCGCGAAGGGAAACGCGAGGGGCGCGGCCGTGCATTCTCCCGGCCCGTGCGGAAACAACCGCGCACGAGACGGAGCGACCAAGCCGCGCATAAAGCCATGAGGACCCCATGAATCTCGACGATCTTCCGGTGGTCGAACAGACGCGCAGTCTGGCCCGCGTGGGCGGCGACATGGAACTACTCCAGGAATTGTACGGAGTGTTCGCCTCGGTGGCTCCGGAGCGGATCATGGAGTTGCGCGAGGCCCTCGCTGCAGGGGAGACAAACGCCATCTGGCGCGCCGCCCATTCGCTCAAAGGCGAGTGCGGCGCGGTGGGCGCGGAACGCTGCCGCGAAGCCGCGGCACGCCTGGAAGACGCCGCGCGGGTCGGAGACCTGGTCTCGGCCAGATCGCTCCTGCCGCTCGTGGAACGAGGATTGGCCGAAGTTCTGGGCAGCCTCGCCCTGGGCCGCGTCGATATCTAGTCGTCCAGATCGACTGCCTCGGCCAGGTAGGCGCTCAAAAGCTCCACCTTGGCGTCGACCTCGTAGGTCTTGACCGCCTCCAGGATGCCGTCCTCGCAGTTGTGGCAGCCCACGACCACCATCCGCGCGCCCGTGGCCCGGATGCACTCGGCCTTGGCCTTGAGCGCCGCGAGCTTGGCCTGCTTGTACTCGGGCATCAAGGCCTGGCCGCCGCCGTTGCCGCAGCAGTAGGTGGCGTTGCCGTGCGGGTTCATCTCGCGGTAGTTGGCCGCGACCACGGCGAGGAGGTTTCTCGATTCCCTGAACAGCCCGGCGTTGCGGATGAAGTTGCACGAATCCTGGAAGGTCGAGGGTTCGGTGTGGAACCCCGGCTTGAGCTTGAGCGTACCCTTGGCCAGGCAGTCCGCCCAGACTTTCATGGGCGGCGTGGCCGTGAACGGGAGCTTCCTTCCCAACCAGTGTGGCGCCTCGAACCCGAGGGCCTTCATGGAGTGCCCTCACTCGGCCGTTATCAGCGCCTTGACGCGCAGGGCCTCGGCCGCCTCCACGACGTTCCTGGCGAGCGCCGTGGCCTTGGGCACGTCGCCCGCGAAGAGCCCGAGGTTCGTCGAGTCCCAGCCCTTGCTGGAAAGCGTGAAGTCGATGCCCGACGCGTTGTAGAGCTTGAGGTAGTTGTAGAGATTTTGCGGATAAAACTTGATGTCGCGGGGGTGGAAGGTCAGCAGGTACTCGGCCCCGGCCTTGTCCATGGGCGCCTCGGCCGAGGGCATCTCCTCGCGCAGTTCTTCAAGCTGCCATTCCACGGTCTCCAGGTACTCGTCCTCGGTCATGCCCAGGTTGTTGCCGAACTCAAGGGCGTTCTCCAGGCCCTTGGCCAGGCCCGGAGGCGTGAGCCCCATGGCCACGGCCACGCCGCGCGCGGCATGCACCAGCGGGGCGATGCCGATGCCATGCGGGCAGTACATGGTGCAGCGCTGGCACATGGTGCAGGTGCCGTACCAGATGTCCCGAAACTCGGTCAGCAGTTCGGCATCCACCTTGCCGCGCTTGCGGTACAGGTCGAGCAGCGGCTGGATGCGGTAGGCCGGGACGTGCTCGGTCCTGGGGTTGGAGGCGTAGTAGTGGCAACCCTCGGCGCACAGCCCGCAACGCGAGCAGATGGAGAGCCACATTTCGAGCCTCGCGCTGGCCTTGGAGGCCAAGGCGCGGGAAAGCTTCGTCTTGTCGATGGTCGTCATCTCGTCTCCTTGACGCGCGGCATCACCACGGCCCCACCTGCCGCTTGCCGAAATCGCTGCCCGTCGCCGCCCGCGAGACGAAGAACAGCGCCATGTGCGAAAGCTTGGTGAAGGGAATGGCGATCAGCAGTGCGCAGGCGCTGGTCACGTGCAGGGTCAGCATGGTCGGGTAGTCGCCCCACTGCCGGTGCGCCGCAAGGCCCGTGACCAAAGGCAGGGCCACGAGCGCGAGCACGATCAGGTCGCTTGGCCTGCTCAGCCCCTTGACCGGCGGATGAAAAAGCCGCCTGGCCGCGAGAAAGGCCACGGCCGCAATGGCCGTCACGGTCAGGACGTCGGCCAGGGAATCGGAAATGGTCGGCCAGGAGAGGCCCCACCACTGCTCCACGAGCACCACGTGGCCGGAAAGGAAGAACGCGGTCAGAAGCAGCGGAACGTGCAGGGCGAACCCCGCCGCCGTGGTCCAGGGGCTGGTCCTGGCCGTGCGGTTCAGCGGCAGCAGGAAGCGCGCGATGGAGGCCAGGGCCCAGCCGGTGCGAAAATCAGGCGGCAGGTTCCGGGCGGCGAGCCTGGCCTTCTTGCGGTAGCGCCACAGGCGCAGCGCGAGGCCGATGATCAGGACGCCGAAGGCGGCGCGGGCCAGCGGCCCCACGGCGAATTCATAGAACTCGTGCATGGTGGTCATGGCTTGGCCTCCCCGCTGTCGCGCACGTGGCACTCGCCGCACATCACGGGCGCGGCGGGCGAGGCCACGCCCTTAGCCTCGTGGCAGCCCATGCACTGGCCGTGCATGGCGCGGCGCAGCCCGAGCCTGCCGCCGTCGGCCGCATCGTGGCAGGCCGAACAGGAGGTCTCCATGCCGAGTTCCCAGACGTTGGTCCCGTTCTCGTAGAAATGGTGGCAGTCGGTGCACTCGGCCCGATCCATATGCTTCTCGTGCATGAAGAACACGCCGGGCCGCTGGCGCGGGGCAAAGGCCGGGTCGGCCAGGTACATGGTCTCGTCCTGGGCCGAGGCCAAAAGCGCGCCGCCCAGAAGGCAGGCCAGCGCCGCCAGGACGGCGGCCACGGTCCGTCCATACTGAAAACGTGCGCGGGGATATGTGCGTCTCATCTCGAAAGCGACCTTGCAGGTTATGGTAAAGCCCCGGAGCAGCCTGTCCAGGGGGCAGCGGTCCACATACCCTACTCGCGTATGGCCCGCAATGGTCTCGACGGCGCAGCGCGGGAACATCCAAAAGCCAAGCATCGGGATTTCGCCCTGTACAGCGCCGCCCGCTCCGGGTAGAAAAGCCACCGCGAGGACACCGGCAATGCTGTTTCAGCCCAACATAGACCCCGTGGCCGTGCAACTCGGCCCGCTAGCCATCCGCTGGTACGGCCTGATGTATCTGGTCGGCATCGGCGGCGGCTGGCTCCTTGGCCGCATGCGCGCCAAAAAGCCCGGCTCGCCCGTCACGCCCGCGCAGGTGGACGACCTGATCTGGTATCTGGCGCTTGGCGTGCTGCTCGGCGCGCGCGTGGGCTACATGCTCTTCTACGACTTCGCGGCCCTGTGGCAGGACCCCTTGCGGCTCTTCGCGGTCTGGCGGGGCGGCATGTCCTTCCACGGCGGCCTTCTGGGCACGGTGCTCGGCATGTGGTGGTTCGCCCGCAAGCACCGCGTCCCCTTCTTCGCGGTCACGGACTTCGTCTGCCCGCTCGCGCCCATCGGCATATTCTTCGGCCGCATCGGCAACTTCATCAACGGCGAACTCTGGGGACGGCCCACGGACCTGCCCTGGGGCGTGATCTTCCGCGACCCCCTGGCCGGGCTCATGCCGCGCCATCCCTCGCAGCTCTACGAGGCGGCGCTCGAAGGGCTGTTGCTCTTCGTGGTGCTGTGGTGGTGGTCGGCCAAGCCCAGGCCCATGAAGAGCGCCTCGGGCCTCTTCCTGATGATCTACGGCGCGTCGCGCTTCGCCGTGGAGTTCGTGCGCGAACCCGACGCGCACCTGGGCTATCTGGCTTTCGGCTGGCTGACCATGGGCCAGGCTCTCTCCCTGCCCATGATCCTCTTCGGCCTGTGGCTGTGGCGCACGGCCCTGCCGCCCGCGTCCGCCCCGGCCGGCCGCAGGGGCTGAGCACGACACGAATACGAGGCTTTCTGGACGGCCTCGAAGCAAGTCCTTTTTTTCTCAAGCAGCTTCTGCTATACGAAAGCCAGGCGGGGGAGCACGACTTCCCGACGCACGCCAGTCAAGGAGACACGAGCATGACGCAGCCCTTCAAGGATGCCGTCGCCATCTGCAAAACCATACTGCGCAACGGGTACGACGCCTACGTCATCAACGCCCGCTTTCAGCAGGAGCTGGAGCGACTGGACGGCGAACGCGAGGTGGACATCGCCACGGACATGCCCTGGGAGGAGTTGGTCAAGATATTCCCCAACGCAGGCACCTCGGACCTGCCGGGCGAGATCGCGGTCATCAAGGAGGGCGGAACCAAGTTTCTCTTCCATGAAGTGAACCAGCTCGAAACCGCGCACCCCGAAGCCCTGCTTGTGCGCACCACCGCCCGGCTCGAATCGCGCATGGCCCTGCGCCGCAAGGACAAGACGAGCTTGGCCTGCCCCTACATCCCCAAGGCCGCCGACCTTTACGAAGGCTTCGCGGACATGAGCGAGGGCCGCATCCGGCTCACGGGCGAACCCACCCTGACGCTCAAGCGCAACCTGCTCTACGGCGTGCGCGCCCTGCGCTTTGCGGCCAACTATGACCTGCCCGTCGAGGAGAACACCTGGGTGGCCATCGTGCGTTCGGCCCAGCGCATCCTGGACTACGTGCCGCCCTCGGACATCATGGACGAATGGCGCAAGGTCGAGGCCGAAAACCTGTGGAAGTTCGTGCAGTTGCTCTTCGATTCCATGCTCCTGCACGGCCTGATCCCGCAGATGGCCGCGCTCACGCGTGTGCGCCACATCAAGAACGCCGCCGGCGCGGAGGAATCCGTCTTCGAACACACCATCGAGGTCATGCGCCGCTACCCCGAGGAGTTGCCCTACGACTGGTACGGGGTCATGGCCTGCCTGTTCCATGACCTGGGCAAACTCTTCACGGCCGAATACTTCGACGGCAAGTGGCATTTCCACCAGCACCACCGCGTGGGTGCACAGGTCACGCGCAAGGTGCTGACCGGCCTGCGCCTGCCCAACGAGGACGTGGACCTCATCTGCCATCTGGTGCGCCACCACATGCGCTTCCAGTACATGCTCACCGAGCGCGGCGCGCGGCGCTTCATGGCGCTGGAGGAATATCCCAGGCTGGTCGAGATGAGCCGCGCGGACATCAAGGCGCGCGAGGGCAACTACACCAACTTCAATCATAACCTGAAGATGCTGGAAAAGGCCAAGACGCCCGAGGAGATGTCCGAACCGCTGCTCAACGGCAACGAGATCATGGACTTCACGGGCCTGCCGCCCAGCCCGGCCATCGGCATGATCCGCGACGCGCTGCTCAAGGCCCAGATCGAGGGCAAGGTTTCGAGCGTGCCCGAAGCCGTGGAGTTCGTGCTCAACTACAAGAAGTCGCTCTGACCTTCGGGCCTCGTGCAGGCCGCCCCAAAGGCACCGTCTGCCGCGTTGCCGCGAAAGCGCCGATCCCTCGCGTATTGGTAATACGCGTCGGGCCCGGCGCTTTCTTGCGCCTTGCATCCGGCACATTTGGAGCGGCCTGCGAAACGAGGCTTGTCACCAGCTTGCCTGGAGGAGGCGCTGCCTCCTCCAGACCACAACCGCCAGGGAACGATGTTCCCTGGACCCTGGATTCGCATCGAAACCATCGTCGGTAGAGCCGACGACGGTGCGGCGGCGGGGTCGAAGGGGCTTCGGCTTGACACCGAGCCCGGCCTGCCGCATTTGCCATGGGACGAGCTTCCCAAGGAGGACAACATGGAAGAGAAAGTTCTGAAAGCCATGCAGGACGCCGGAAAGCCGGTGCGCCCCGGAGACATCGCCAAGGCCCTGGGCGTGGATTCCAAGGAGGTCTCCAAGGCCATCGACGCCCTGAAGAAACAAGGCAAGGTCATCTCGCCCAAGCGCTGCTTTTATTCCCCTGCCTAGCCTGCCTGGAGGAGGCGCTGCCTCCTCCAGACCTCCTCCGCCAGGGTCGCAGGCCGCCCCAATAGCACCGTCTGCCGCGTTGCCGCGAAAGCGCCGATCCCTCGCGTATTGGTAATACGCGTCGGGCCCGGCGCTTTTTTGCGCCTTGCATCCGGCACCTTTGGAACGGCCTGCGCACCGGACTCTCGAATGCTTGACCCAAAGTTCCCTGGACCCTGGATTCGCAGCGAAACCATCACTGGCAGAGCCGACGCCGGTGCGGCGGTGAAACGCCCCAGACCCGGCTTTCCCGAAGCCGTCGCAGACGGCTTCGGGAACCGCAGGGGGGCCGGGGGGATGATCCCCCCGGCGGGCGCGGGGCAGAGCCCCGCCCGCGCAACAATCACGGGATTTTCACGCCCCGCCTGAGCCTGCCAGAGCCCGCGCAAACACGTCGTTTTTCCGTCCAGAAAGGCTGGACGGCCATTCACAAACCTCGGCTTCTCGTTTAGGAAGAAGTCATTGCCGGATCAAAATGACTTGCCCGGAACCAGGAGCCAAAGATGAAGTTATCCACCCGTAGCCGATACGGCACGCGCATGCTGCTCGACATCGCCCTGCACGGCGACAACGGCCCGGTCACGGTCATGGACATCTCGGGCCGCCTCGACCTGCCCGTTAAGTACCTGGAAAAGCTCGTCAGGCTCCTCAAGAAGGGCAAGTACATCAAGAGCAAGCGCGGCCCCAAGGGCGGCCACGTGCTGGCCAAGAGCCCGGACGAGATCACCATCGGCGCCATCGTGCGTGATCTGGAGGGCGGTCTGGACCTGACCGACTGCCTGAGCGGCAAGAACCCCTGTCCCAAGCTCGACGCATGCAGCACCCGCAAGGTCTGGGCGGCAGCCACCAAGGGCATGCTGCGCGAGCTCGACGCCCTGACCCTGCGCGACCTGATAAACGACGCCACGGCCGAGGCCGAATCGAACTGCCGTATCTAGCCTCGCCCTTGTGCATCGCAGGCCGGGTCCGTCCTTCTCACGCCCATTTGCCTTGCGACTGCAAAGGCGATATGCAGCGGGCATGCGCGCGATCCTTTTTCTGCTCACCGTCCTCGTCCTCGGCCCGGTCCTCGCGACCGTCCCGCGGAGCGCCTCGGCCCTGGCCCCCCAGGCGGGCGCGTCGCTTTCCCCGGACAACCCCCGCCTGACCCCGGTGGTCCAGGCGGTGCAGGCCATCGCGCCGTCCGTGGTCAACATCACCACCGTGCGTGAGGGTGAGCGGACCGTCAGCCCCTTCGGCCAGGTGCCGCCGGGACTGGCCCCCTTTTTCGAAGAGTTCTTCGGCGACATGCCCCGGCAGCGCTTTCGTTACGAATCGCTCGGCTCGGGCGTGATTTTCGACGGCCGGGCGCGGCTGGTGCTGACCAACGCCCAC
The sequence above is a segment of the Alkalidesulfovibrio alkalitolerans DSM 16529 genome. Coding sequences within it:
- a CDS encoding Hpt domain-containing protein — encoded protein: MNLDDLPVVEQTRSLARVGGDMELLQELYGVFASVAPERIMELREALAAGETNAIWRAAHSLKGECGAVGAERCREAAARLEDAARVGDLVSARSLLPLVERGLAEVLGSLALGRVDI
- a CDS encoding (Fe-S)-binding protein, with translation MTTIDKTKLSRALASKASARLEMWLSICSRCGLCAEGCHYYASNPRTEHVPAYRIQPLLDLYRKRGKVDAELLTEFRDIWYGTCTMCQRCTMYCPHGIGIAPLVHAARGVAVAMGLTPPGLAKGLENALEFGNNLGMTEDEYLETVEWQLEELREEMPSAEAPMDKAGAEYLLTFHPRDIKFYPQNLYNYLKLYNASGIDFTLSSKGWDSTNLGLFAGDVPKATALARNVVEAAEALRVKALITAEUGHSMKALGFEAPHWLGRKLPFTATPPMKVWADCLAKGTLKLKPGFHTEPSTFQDSCNFIRNAGLFRESRNLLAVVAANYREMNPHGNATYCCGNGGGQALMPEYKQAKLAALKAKAECIRATGARMVVVGCHNCEDGILEAVKTYEVDAKVELLSAYLAEAVDLDD
- a CDS encoding Lcl C-terminal domain-containing protein codes for the protein MSEERYIHPLWSGQTACHGVSGEPMGCFGSGQDGELRPGLPWPSPRFDMGGEGMVIDRLTSLVWTRSANPLGFPLPWDEALAAVARWNRRAHLGRNDWRLPNRAELRSLVCHGSRRPALPPGHPFAEVFQGWVWTSTTAAIAPGHAWRVHLEGGRTFYGRKSDEAIVWPVAGQGLVLPRTGQALCFDSAGREISCLGTGQDGESQCGASWPTPRFAEIPDGVLDRLTGLVWRRSADTSGGPVDFAGALAAAARLHERTGQMWRLPSITELDSLTDCSRHSPALTLGHPFTDVRDAYWSSTGSGFDPSWAFCLYIDKGAVGVGHKSRPEFFAWAVRGPVEEWATGHGRDVP
- a CDS encoding HD domain-containing protein; this encodes MTQPFKDAVAICKTILRNGYDAYVINARFQQELERLDGEREVDIATDMPWEELVKIFPNAGTSDLPGEIAVIKEGGTKFLFHEVNQLETAHPEALLVRTTARLESRMALRRKDKTSLACPYIPKAADLYEGFADMSEGRIRLTGEPTLTLKRNLLYGVRALRFAANYDLPVEENTWVAIVRSAQRILDYVPPSDIMDEWRKVEAENLWKFVQLLFDSMLLHGLIPQMAALTRVRHIKNAAGAEESVFEHTIEVMRRYPEELPYDWYGVMACLFHDLGKLFTAEYFDGKWHFHQHHRVGAQVTRKVLTGLRLPNEDVDLICHLVRHHMRFQYMLTERGARRFMALEEYPRLVEMSRADIKAREGNYTNFNHNLKMLEKAKTPEEMSEPLLNGNEIMDFTGLPPSPAIGMIRDALLKAQIEGKVSSVPEAVEFVLNYKKSL
- a CDS encoding GGDEF domain-containing protein, which encodes MQSMVLDVFRGFTTAARHAEAAQRRGMLPANFAFLSLSERNRIDDHLASGGSLSLVLFEIKNFLVFANLFGADITALILEASAREVQALAREEHPGVGCYVERLAEGKVMLLCLHKAGQAPDLMDMAAGMRLKLKASLKAHSLKLTGQTLDIAAGHAAITQTGAGTLEHALYNALCEAQHVAKGELDTSTLSMLAEFREIMAAPRLRVVYQPIIDFQAETVLAWEALTRGPADSYFQSPSVLFDFAEEVGQLFTLEKVCREAAITKLGDVGPGQKLFLNIHPRTLVDPSFSPGETLKLLDRCGLGPSNVVFEITERHSIRDFTLFHRTLEHYRSQGFQVAVDDVGTGYSGLWTIAELRPDYIKVDMSLIRDIDKNPVKRALIETFVAFSEKIGCRLIAEGIETEQELGALRGLGVHYGQGYYLHLPAFPKPVPEKPLPASQNSLGLMAKRELKCSIPVRELAEKAYDVSSNTQVSEVKDLFQGKEPLSAVVVADEGRPVGLVMSHHLDRALSTRYGMSLYFHRDATRIMDAAPLIVEGSTPVEKVAKAAMNRDKYKIYDHIIVTETGRLSGIVSVQRILDTLAAVQVQMAKGASPLTGLPGNVAIETELERRCASGDPFSIVYADLDNFKVFNDTYGFRDGDGIILLLSKILSFAARRHGRSGEEFVGHVGGDDFVLLASPERAERICKSIVRCFGRLVRNCYCEEDRARGYITAKDRSGAQLEFPLVSVSLAVVDCAGDCTLSAISARAAEMKKYAKSLPGNSIARDRRGPLAGC
- the lgt gene encoding prolipoprotein diacylglyceryl transferase, producing MLFQPNIDPVAVQLGPLAIRWYGLMYLVGIGGGWLLGRMRAKKPGSPVTPAQVDDLIWYLALGVLLGARVGYMLFYDFAALWQDPLRLFAVWRGGMSFHGGLLGTVLGMWWFARKHRVPFFAVTDFVCPLAPIGIFFGRIGNFINGELWGRPTDLPWGVIFRDPLAGLMPRHPSQLYEAALEGLLLFVVLWWWSAKPRPMKSASGLFLMIYGASRFAVEFVREPDAHLGYLAFGWLTMGQALSLPMILFGLWLWRTALPPASAPAGRRG
- a CDS encoding cytochrome c3 family protein, whose translation is MAAVLAALACLLGGALLASAQDETMYLADPAFAPRQRPGVFFMHEKHMDRAECTDCHHFYENGTNVWELGMETSCSACHDAADGGRLGLRRAMHGQCMGCHEAKGVASPAAPVMCGECHVRDSGEAKP
- a CDS encoding Nitrate reductase gamma subunit, translating into MTTMHEFYEFAVGPLARAAFGVLIIGLALRLWRYRKKARLAARNLPPDFRTGWALASIARFLLPLNRTARTSPWTTAAGFALHVPLLLTAFFLSGHVVLVEQWWGLSWPTISDSLADVLTVTAIAAVAFLAARRLFHPPVKGLSRPSDLIVLALVALPLVTGLAAHRQWGDYPTMLTLHVTSACALLIAIPFTKLSHMALFFVSRAATGSDFGKRQVGPW
- a CDS encoding RrF2 family transcriptional regulator, yielding MKLSTRSRYGTRMLLDIALHGDNGPVTVMDISGRLDLPVKYLEKLVRLLKKGKYIKSKRGPKGGHVLAKSPDEITIGAIVRDLEGGLDLTDCLSGKNPCPKLDACSTRKVWAAATKGMLRELDALTLRDLINDATAEAESNCRI
- a CDS encoding transcriptional regulator, producing the protein MEEKVLKAMQDAGKPVRPGDIAKALGVDSKEVSKAIDALKKQGKVISPKRCFYSPA